The following are from one region of the Methyloversatilis discipulorum genome:
- a CDS encoding exodeoxyribonuclease VII small subunit: MTRKAEAASAPASFEQAIEELEAIVRAMEDGKLPLDGALERYQRGVELVRQCQTALSAAEQKVQMLEDGLLRDLPVGGGDHD, from the coding sequence ATGACCAGAAAAGCAGAAGCGGCTTCCGCACCCGCCAGCTTCGAGCAGGCGATCGAAGAACTCGAAGCCATCGTGCGTGCGATGGAGGACGGCAAGCTGCCGCTGGATGGCGCGCTCGAACGCTATCAGCGCGGCGTCGAACTGGTGCGCCAATGTCAGACCGCGCTCAGCGCGGCCGAACAGAAGGTGCAGATGCTGGAAGACGGCCTGCTGCGCGACCTGCCAGTTGGCGGTGGCGACCATGACTGA
- a CDS encoding STAS/SEC14 domain-containing protein, whose amino-acid sequence MITSEYSGNLVTVTAFGEFTLADYREFEDLVNYRIKFEGVVNLLIDLRQMTDFTLDMALEELRFARAHSHDFGRVAVIAGTPWVAWTAWLSQVFVDADVTVFDDEAAARDWLAETV is encoded by the coding sequence ATGATCACGAGCGAATACAGCGGCAATCTGGTGACGGTGACGGCCTTCGGCGAATTCACGCTGGCCGACTATCGGGAGTTCGAGGACCTGGTCAATTACCGGATCAAGTTCGAAGGCGTCGTGAACCTGCTGATCGACCTGCGGCAGATGACCGACTTCACGCTCGACATGGCGCTCGAGGAACTGCGTTTCGCGCGCGCGCACAGCCACGATTTCGGACGTGTCGCGGTGATCGCCGGCACGCCGTGGGTGGCGTGGACGGCGTGGCTGTCGCAGGTATTCGTCGATGCCGACGTGACCGTTTTCGACGACGAGGCGGCGGCGCGCGACTGGCTTGCGGAGACCGTCTGA
- a CDS encoding polyprenyl synthetase family protein: MTEPVPSSFADWVAAVQTRTETALDRFLPAAAVAPSRLHDAMRYAVLGGGKRVRPLLCHAAGALSGASSPALDSAACAVELIHAYSLVHDDMPCMDDDVLRRGKPTVHVQYDDATALLVGDSLQSLAFLLLSEHCDVPADIRVRMVSQLAIASGSRGMAGGQAIDLASVGIALGVAELEFMHIHKTGALIRCAVRLGAACGQLDVDAQARLDHYAGTVGLLFQVVDDVLDCEASTEALGKTAGKDAAANKPTYVSTLGLARARERARELHAEAIDSLSSFGDEARRLRELADFVLTRKH; this comes from the coding sequence ATGACTGAGCCCGTACCATCATCCTTCGCCGACTGGGTCGCTGCCGTCCAGACGCGCACCGAAACCGCACTCGACCGCTTCCTGCCCGCCGCGGCGGTGGCGCCATCACGACTGCATGATGCGATGCGCTACGCGGTGCTCGGCGGCGGCAAGCGCGTGCGTCCGCTGCTCTGTCACGCCGCCGGTGCGCTGTCGGGTGCCTCGAGTCCGGCACTCGATTCCGCCGCCTGTGCGGTCGAACTGATACACGCCTATTCGCTGGTGCACGACGACATGCCCTGCATGGACGACGACGTGCTGCGCCGCGGCAAACCTACCGTGCACGTGCAGTACGACGACGCTACCGCGCTGCTGGTGGGCGACAGCCTGCAGTCACTTGCTTTCCTGCTGCTGTCCGAACACTGCGACGTCCCGGCCGATATCCGCGTCAGGATGGTCAGCCAACTCGCCATCGCGTCGGGCTCTCGCGGCATGGCTGGCGGTCAGGCAATTGACCTTGCGTCGGTCGGCATCGCGCTCGGCGTGGCCGAACTCGAGTTCATGCACATCCACAAGACCGGTGCCCTGATCCGCTGCGCGGTGCGCCTTGGAGCCGCCTGCGGACAACTGGACGTAGACGCACAGGCGCGACTGGACCACTATGCAGGTACTGTCGGCCTTCTTTTCCAGGTGGTCGACGACGTGCTCGACTGCGAAGCCAGTACCGAGGCACTCGGCAAGACCGCCGGCAAGGACGCCGCTGCGAACAAGCCGACCTACGTCAGCACGCTGGGACTTGCGCGCGCGCGTGAGCGCGCTCGCGAGCTGCACGCCGAAGCGATCGACAGCCTTTCGTCCTTCGGGGACGAGGCGCGTCGCCTGCGCGAACTGGCGGATTTCGTGCTGACGAGGAAACACTGA
- the rpsP gene encoding 30S ribosomal protein S16 → MVVIRLARGGAKKRPFFNIIATDSRNRRDGRFIERVGYYNPVAPEGTTSLSVNAERLAYWQSVGAQLSPTVARLVKQQAA, encoded by the coding sequence ATGGTCGTTATTCGCCTCGCGCGTGGGGGTGCCAAGAAGCGCCCGTTCTTCAATATCATCGCCACCGACTCGCGCAATCGTCGCGATGGTCGTTTCATCGAGCGCGTCGGTTACTACAACCCGGTCGCTCCTGAAGGCACCACCAGCCTGTCGGTCAACGCCGAACGTCTGGCCTACTGGCAGAGCGTCGGCGCCCAGCTGAGCCCGACGGTTGCCCGTCTGGTCAAGCAGCAGGCAGCCTGA
- the rplS gene encoding 50S ribosomal protein L19, producing the protein MNLIQQLEQEEIARLGKNIPEFAPGDTVIVNVNVVEGDRKRVQAYEGVVIAKRNRGLNSNFIVRKISSGEGVERTFQTYSPLIASIEVKRRGDVRRAKLYYLRERSGKSARIKEKLAKRSAPKSAA; encoded by the coding sequence ATGAATCTGATCCAGCAACTCGAGCAGGAAGAAATTGCCCGCCTGGGCAAGAACATCCCCGAATTCGCGCCGGGCGACACCGTCATCGTTAACGTGAACGTGGTCGAAGGCGACCGCAAGCGTGTCCAGGCCTACGAAGGCGTCGTGATCGCCAAGCGTAACCGTGGCCTGAACTCGAACTTCATCGTCCGCAAGATTTCCAGCGGCGAAGGTGTCGAGCGTACCTTCCAGACCTACTCGCCGCTGATCGCGTCGATCGAAGTGAAGCGTCGTGGCGATGTCCGTCGCGCCAAGCTGTATTACCTGCGTGAGCGCTCGGGCAAGTCGGCGCGCATCAAGGAAAAGCTGGCCAAGCGCAGCGCACCGAAGAGCGCAGCCTGA
- the trmD gene encoding tRNA (guanosine(37)-N1)-methyltransferase TrmD, with product MGRAVVSDAHAGQPVTFEVISLFPEMFSAIERSGITRRAMERSLWQVRHTNPRDFATDAHRTVDDRPYGGGPGMVMLAEPLAQAIASCKARHPAAVKVVHFSPAGERLTHRRVMDLAAEPALILLCGRYEGMDQRLIDRDVELELSLGDFVLSGGELPAMALMDAIIRQLPGALNDAASAVEDSFVGGLLDCPHYTRPEVWDGRPVPEVLLSGDHARIRKWRAEQALELTRRRRPDLLAQEEK from the coding sequence ATGGGACGCGCAGTGGTAAGTGATGCGCACGCGGGGCAGCCGGTCACCTTCGAGGTGATTTCGCTGTTCCCGGAAATGTTTTCAGCCATCGAACGCAGCGGCATCACGCGGCGGGCGATGGAAAGATCGTTGTGGCAGGTCCGGCATACCAATCCGCGCGATTTCGCGACGGACGCGCACCGCACCGTTGACGACCGACCTTACGGCGGTGGCCCGGGCATGGTGATGCTGGCCGAACCGTTGGCGCAGGCGATCGCAAGTTGCAAGGCGCGCCATCCGGCAGCGGTCAAGGTCGTGCATTTCTCGCCGGCCGGTGAGCGCCTGACGCACCGGCGGGTGATGGATCTGGCAGCGGAGCCGGCCTTGATACTGCTCTGCGGTCGGTACGAGGGCATGGATCAGCGGCTGATCGACCGCGATGTCGAGCTGGAGCTGTCCTTGGGCGACTTCGTGTTGTCCGGTGGCGAACTGCCGGCGATGGCGCTGATGGATGCGATCATCCGTCAGTTGCCGGGCGCGCTGAACGATGCGGCGTCCGCAGTCGAGGATTCCTTCGTCGGCGGGCTGCTCGATTGCCCGCACTACACCCGCCCCGAAGTCTGGGACGGCAGGCCGGTGCCCGAGGTGTTGCTGTCCGGCGACCACGCGCGGATACGCAAATGGCGCGCCGAGCAGGCGCTGGAACTGACGCGCAGGCGTCGTCCGGATCTGCTGGCGCAGGAAGAGAAGTAG
- the folE2 gene encoding GTP cyclohydrolase FolE2 has product MNARDPHAIPDVQNTLDPRELPIEKVGIRGIRHPISVRGRDGWVQGTVADCGLFVSLPAHLKGTHMSRFVELLNGLDTPLAPPAFEPLVRDMLDRLEADSGEISVRFPYFRRKSAPVSGVQSVLDYEVGFTARIGSDGGYTFTLRVLVPVTSLCPCSKRISQYGAHNQRSHVTIEAVIDGNLMVEDLIDIVEQEASCDLYGLLKRPDEKYVTERAYENPKFVEDMVRDIAARLNTEERVRAYTLEVENFESIHNHSAWAQVSADKRQTRTQ; this is encoded by the coding sequence ATGAATGCTCGCGATCCACACGCCATTCCCGACGTCCAGAACACGCTGGACCCGCGCGAACTGCCGATCGAGAAAGTCGGCATCCGCGGCATCCGTCACCCGATCAGCGTGCGTGGTCGCGATGGCTGGGTACAGGGCACCGTGGCCGATTGCGGCCTCTTCGTCAGCCTGCCTGCCCATCTGAAGGGCACGCACATGTCGCGCTTCGTCGAACTGCTGAATGGTCTGGATACTCCTCTCGCCCCCCCGGCCTTCGAGCCCCTGGTCCGTGACATGCTCGATCGTCTGGAGGCAGACAGCGGCGAAATATCGGTGCGCTTTCCCTATTTCCGCCGGAAATCGGCGCCGGTATCGGGCGTACAGAGCGTGCTCGACTACGAGGTCGGCTTCACCGCGCGTATCGGCTCTGACGGTGGCTATACCTTCACGCTGCGCGTGCTGGTGCCGGTTACAAGCCTGTGCCCCTGTTCGAAAAGAATTTCGCAGTACGGCGCGCACAACCAGCGCTCACACGTGACGATAGAAGCCGTCATCGACGGCAATCTGATGGTCGAGGACCTGATCGATATCGTCGAACAGGAGGCCTCCTGTGATCTGTACGGCCTGCTCAAGCGCCCGGACGAGAAATACGTGACCGAGCGCGCCTACGAAAATCCGAAATTCGTCGAAGACATGGTGCGCGACATCGCCGCCCGACTGAACACCGAGGAGAGGGTGCGCGCCTACACGCTGGAGGTGGAGAACTTCGAGTCCATCCACAATCACTCCGCCTGGGCACAAGTAAGCGCCGACAAGCGCCAGACGCGCACGCAATAA
- a CDS encoding ATP-binding protein — protein sequence MKRWGIRQRVLLVALAPVVVFGIAAGIWMVLHRLAELENGLVERGRATARQVAATADYGVFSGNTESLVSLIEAARRERDVSGIMVSSRDGDLVVSGGELSPEAYVPGKRPAGLALIELEHSLMFIEPILRSAVLDDPDVFDGLSEMPADRQPVGWVLVEVSRQRVDAMKGDFIVTTAIVVAVALLAASAFAMRISQTVTGPVREVSRAVRRIGEGDLSARVSVFGGGSLRVLAEGVNGMAERLLRARDELEARIADATRQLRSRTDEAERANHAKSRFLAAASHDLRQPMHALGLFVAELAERLRGSEHRTLIRQIEESVGAMEDLLDALLDMSKLDAGGVTVRRSEFPLQPMLARIVEDFAADALQRGLRLKLRATDLWVESDPLLLERIMINLLSNAVRYTQRGGVLVVVRRRGASAVIEVRDSGPGIPPEAHDMIFEEFYQLQNPARARGQGLGLGLAIVRRLTGLLGHDVAIRSRAGRGSVFSIEVPVVAAPVGRHQTGEPEPLQTPLSVFVVVIDDDPGSRTSIAGLLASWGCEVLCSANLSEARDMMRQRDKVPSLILCDFRLAAVASGIDVLDALLAEQSGDIAAALVTGDTDPQVRRMAAARGYPVLHKPVRPARLRALVQQVVLRQQNPVG from the coding sequence ATGAAACGCTGGGGCATTCGGCAACGCGTGCTGCTGGTCGCACTGGCGCCGGTCGTGGTGTTCGGCATCGCAGCCGGCATCTGGATGGTGCTGCACCGGCTTGCCGAACTTGAGAACGGCCTGGTCGAACGCGGTCGCGCGACTGCGCGGCAAGTGGCGGCCACTGCCGACTACGGGGTGTTTTCCGGCAATACCGAGTCGCTGGTGTCGCTTATCGAAGCGGCGCGTCGCGAGCGCGACGTAAGCGGCATCATGGTTTCGAGTCGTGACGGCGACCTCGTCGTATCCGGCGGCGAACTCAGTCCGGAGGCTTATGTGCCGGGCAAGCGACCGGCGGGGCTTGCGCTGATCGAGCTCGAACATTCGTTGATGTTCATCGAGCCGATACTGCGCAGTGCGGTACTCGACGACCCCGACGTATTCGACGGCCTGAGCGAGATGCCGGCCGACCGGCAACCGGTGGGCTGGGTGCTGGTCGAGGTGTCGCGTCAGCGGGTCGATGCGATGAAGGGGGATTTCATCGTCACGACGGCCATCGTCGTGGCCGTTGCGCTGCTGGCGGCGAGTGCGTTCGCGATGCGCATCAGCCAGACGGTGACTGGGCCGGTGCGTGAAGTGTCGCGCGCGGTGCGTCGCATCGGCGAGGGAGATCTTTCCGCGCGCGTTTCGGTATTTGGCGGAGGTTCGCTGCGCGTGCTGGCCGAAGGCGTGAATGGCATGGCCGAGCGCTTGCTGCGCGCACGCGACGAACTCGAGGCAAGGATTGCGGACGCCACCCGCCAGCTGCGCAGCCGCACCGACGAAGCGGAGCGCGCCAATCATGCGAAGTCGCGTTTCCTCGCCGCCGCCAGCCATGACCTGCGGCAGCCGATGCATGCGCTGGGACTGTTCGTGGCCGAACTGGCCGAGCGCCTGCGTGGATCGGAGCACCGTACGCTGATCCGGCAGATCGAGGAATCGGTCGGCGCCATGGAAGATCTGCTCGACGCCCTGCTGGACATGTCCAAGCTCGACGCCGGCGGCGTGACGGTGCGCCGGTCGGAATTTCCGCTCCAGCCCATGCTTGCCCGCATCGTCGAGGACTTTGCCGCCGATGCGCTGCAACGCGGCTTGCGGCTCAAGCTTCGCGCGACCGACCTGTGGGTCGAGTCGGACCCCTTGTTGCTCGAACGCATCATGATCAACCTGCTGTCGAACGCGGTGCGCTACACGCAGCGCGGCGGCGTGCTGGTGGTCGTACGACGGCGCGGCGCCAGCGCGGTGATCGAGGTGCGCGACTCGGGGCCGGGTATTCCGCCCGAGGCGCACGACATGATTTTCGAGGAGTTCTATCAGCTGCAGAACCCGGCGCGGGCACGCGGGCAGGGCCTCGGCTTGGGTCTTGCCATCGTGCGCCGGCTGACCGGTCTGCTCGGGCACGACGTGGCCATCCGCTCGCGAGCGGGGCGCGGCTCGGTGTTCTCAATCGAAGTGCCGGTTGTTGCGGCGCCGGTCGGACGTCATCAGACGGGCGAACCGGAGCCGCTGCAGACGCCCCTGTCAGTGTTCGTCGTGGTGATCGATGACGACCCGGGGTCGCGCACCAGCATTGCCGGCCTGCTGGCATCCTGGGGGTGCGAAGTGCTCTGCTCGGCCAACCTCTCGGAAGCGCGCGACATGATGAGGCAGCGCGACAAGGTGCCGTCGCTCATCCTGTGCGACTTCCGCCTGGCTGCCGTGGCCAGCGGCATCGACGTGCTCGACGCACTGCTGGCCGAACAGAGCGGCGACATCGCGGCCGCGCTGGTGACCGGCGACACCGATCCGCAGGTTCGCCGCATGGCCGCCGCGCGTGGCTATCCGGTGCTGCACAAGCCGGTACGTCCGGCCCGCCTGCGTGCGCTGGTGCAGCAGGTCGTGCTCAGGCAGCAGAACCCTGTCGGCTGA
- the rimM gene encoding ribosome maturation factor RimM (Essential for efficient processing of 16S rRNA), with amino-acid sequence MVVLGRIAAPFGVQGWLHLQAFGDDPQSWKVIEHWLVSADADAAPERWRELKLDGFKLQAKGPVVRFEGCNDRTAAEKLVGLYVAAQRHDLPDTEDDEYYWGDLIGLDVVNQSGERLGRVDRLLETGANDVLVVVDDAAGAEKPVERLIPFVSAVVKDVDREAAVVRVEWDAQW; translated from the coding sequence ATGGTCGTACTGGGGCGCATTGCCGCTCCGTTCGGCGTGCAGGGCTGGTTGCATCTGCAGGCCTTCGGCGACGATCCGCAGTCCTGGAAGGTGATCGAGCATTGGCTGGTCAGTGCCGATGCGGACGCTGCGCCTGAACGCTGGCGCGAGCTCAAGCTCGATGGCTTCAAGCTGCAGGCCAAGGGTCCCGTCGTGCGCTTCGAGGGCTGCAACGACCGGACCGCGGCGGAGAAGCTGGTCGGCCTGTACGTGGCTGCTCAGCGCCATGATCTGCCGGATACGGAAGATGACGAGTACTACTGGGGCGATCTGATCGGCCTCGACGTCGTCAATCAGTCAGGCGAGCGGCTCGGCCGTGTAGACCGGCTGCTGGAAACCGGTGCGAACGATGTGCTGGTCGTGGTCGATGACGCGGCCGGGGCAGAGAAGCCGGTTGAGCGGCTCATCCCCTTCGTTTCGGCAGTGGTGAAGGACGTGGACCGTGAAGCAGCGGTCGTGCGCGTCGAATGGGACGCGCAGTGGTAA
- a CDS encoding DMT family transporter translates to MKSLWMVAASLLFASMGVCVKLASEALPASEIAFYRAFISLLLIAAVMRMRGASFATPHAAMHLKRGVSGAISLILYFQAIALLPLPTAVTLNYTSPLFMAAWLGFTVSGELSKPVALALVTGFAGVVLVLQPTLGSEQWVGGLCGLASGMIATMAYLSVRDLGQLGEPEWRTVLYFSLCSSVFGAGWALIDGGFHLPDARTWALLFGVGVFGAAAQLCMTAAYKGGRTLVSASLAYTTVAFSTLYGVLLWNDVPSAAVWAGMVLIVASGVLAMLNPPPAKL, encoded by the coding sequence GTGAAGTCGCTGTGGATGGTGGCGGCCAGCCTGCTGTTCGCATCCATGGGCGTTTGCGTGAAGCTGGCCAGCGAGGCGCTGCCCGCCTCCGAGATCGCTTTCTACCGTGCCTTCATTTCCTTGCTGCTGATCGCAGCCGTCATGCGCATGCGCGGCGCGTCGTTCGCGACACCGCACGCGGCGATGCATCTGAAACGCGGCGTGTCCGGCGCGATTTCGCTCATCCTGTATTTCCAGGCCATTGCACTGCTGCCCTTGCCCACGGCCGTAACCCTGAACTACACCTCGCCGCTGTTCATGGCGGCCTGGCTGGGCTTCACCGTCAGTGGAGAGTTGTCGAAGCCGGTCGCGCTGGCGCTGGTGACCGGCTTTGCCGGCGTCGTTCTGGTTCTGCAGCCGACGCTGGGCAGCGAGCAGTGGGTTGGCGGCCTGTGCGGCCTCGCCTCCGGGATGATTGCGACCATGGCCTATCTGAGTGTGCGCGACCTCGGCCAGCTGGGTGAGCCGGAATGGCGCACCGTGCTCTACTTCTCGCTCTGCTCCTCGGTGTTCGGCGCCGGATGGGCGCTGATCGACGGCGGCTTCCACCTGCCGGATGCCCGCACCTGGGCGCTGCTGTTTGGCGTCGGCGTGTTCGGCGCCGCCGCCCAGCTGTGCATGACTGCGGCGTACAAGGGAGGGCGTACGCTGGTGTCGGCCAGTCTGGCCTACACCACGGTGGCCTTCTCGACGCTCTACGGCGTGCTGCTGTGGAACGATGTGCCGTCCGCCGCGGTCTGGGCGGGCATGGTGCTGATTGTCGCAAGCGGCGTGCTGGCGATGCTCAATCCGCCGCCGGCGAAGCTATAG
- the dxs gene encoding 1-deoxy-D-xylulose-5-phosphate synthase — MDRSLHTMSAYPLLETIDSPADVRKLDSRRLSQLATELRAFLVESVSRTGGHLSSNLGTVELTVALHHVYNTPEDRIVWDVGHQTYAHKILTGRREGMATLRQYKGVSGFPRRCESTYDTFGTAHSSTSISAALGMAIASRALGQKRHSIAVIGDGAMTAGMAFEALNNAGVEDADLLVILNDNDMSISPPVGALNKYLTRLLSGHTYNAARRAGAKVLEIAPSLREFAKRAEEHVKGMITPGTLFEEFGFHYYGPIDGHDLDALIPTLENLRELPGPKFLHVITKKGYGYKLAEADPILYHGVGKFDHHAGIQTGKGGGKPTYTQVFGDWLCDMAARCDKLMAITPAMREGSGMVRYAAEYPQRYFDVGIAEQHALTFAAGLACEGIKPVVAIYSTFLQRAYDQLIHDICLQNLPVMMALDRAGLVGADGATHHGAFDLSYLLCLPNLVVMTPSDENECRQMLYTAYMHKGPTAVRYPRGSGPGVLPQDTMTALPIGRGELRRAGQGDAALLAFGAMLTPALAVADEFDASVANMRFAKPLDEALVIQLAQKHRLIVTLEENALIGGAGAEVERVIHNAGLSCRVLRIGLPDRFVDHGDPALLYAEVGLDAAGVRAQLTAALQALPR; from the coding sequence ATGGACAGATCCCTGCACACGATGAGCGCCTACCCGCTGCTGGAAACGATCGATTCGCCGGCCGACGTCCGCAAACTCGACAGCCGACGGCTTTCCCAGCTCGCCACGGAACTGCGCGCCTTTCTGGTCGAATCGGTTTCGCGCACCGGTGGTCACCTGTCGTCCAATCTCGGCACGGTCGAACTGACCGTGGCGCTGCATCACGTCTACAACACCCCGGAAGACCGCATCGTCTGGGACGTGGGTCATCAGACCTACGCGCACAAGATACTCACGGGTCGCCGCGAAGGCATGGCGACGCTGCGCCAGTACAAGGGCGTCAGCGGCTTTCCGCGCCGCTGCGAGAGCACCTACGACACCTTTGGCACGGCGCACTCGTCCACCTCGATCTCGGCCGCACTGGGCATGGCCATCGCCTCCCGCGCCCTGGGGCAGAAGCGGCACAGTATCGCGGTGATCGGTGACGGCGCGATGACTGCCGGCATGGCGTTCGAGGCGCTGAATAACGCCGGTGTCGAGGACGCCGACCTGCTGGTCATTCTCAACGACAACGACATGTCGATTTCACCGCCGGTCGGCGCGTTGAACAAGTACCTTACCCGCCTGCTGTCCGGCCACACCTACAACGCCGCCCGTCGTGCCGGCGCCAAGGTTCTGGAGATCGCGCCGTCGCTGCGCGAGTTCGCCAAGCGCGCGGAAGAACACGTGAAGGGCATGATCACGCCGGGCACGCTGTTCGAGGAATTCGGCTTCCATTACTACGGCCCGATCGACGGCCACGACCTCGACGCGCTGATCCCGACGCTGGAGAACCTGCGTGAACTGCCGGGCCCGAAGTTCCTGCACGTGATCACGAAGAAGGGATACGGCTACAAGCTCGCCGAGGCCGACCCCATCCTCTATCACGGCGTCGGCAAGTTCGATCACCATGCCGGCATCCAGACCGGCAAAGGTGGCGGCAAGCCGACCTACACCCAGGTGTTCGGCGACTGGCTGTGCGACATGGCCGCCCGCTGCGACAAGCTGATGGCGATCACGCCGGCAATGCGCGAAGGCTCGGGCATGGTGCGCTACGCTGCCGAGTACCCGCAGCGCTATTTCGACGTGGGCATCGCCGAGCAGCACGCGCTCACCTTTGCCGCCGGACTTGCCTGCGAAGGCATCAAGCCGGTGGTGGCGATCTACTCAACCTTCCTGCAGCGCGCCTACGACCAGCTCATCCACGACATCTGCCTGCAGAACCTGCCGGTCATGATGGCGCTGGACCGCGCCGGCCTGGTCGGTGCCGACGGCGCCACCCATCACGGCGCCTTCGACCTGTCCTATCTGCTCTGTCTGCCCAATCTCGTCGTGATGACGCCGAGTGACGAGAACGAATGCCGGCAGATGCTCTACACCGCGTACATGCACAAGGGGCCCACTGCAGTGCGTTACCCACGTGGCAGCGGCCCCGGCGTGTTGCCGCAGGACACGATGACCGCGTTGCCTATCGGTCGCGGCGAACTTCGGCGTGCCGGTCAGGGTGATGCCGCCCTGCTCGCTTTCGGCGCCATGCTGACGCCGGCGCTTGCGGTTGCCGACGAGTTCGACGCCAGTGTCGCCAATATGCGCTTTGCCAAGCCACTGGACGAAGCGCTGGTGATCCAGCTCGCGCAGAAGCACCGGCTCATCGTCACGCTGGAGGAAAACGCGCTGATCGGTGGCGCCGGCGCGGAGGTCGAGCGGGTGATCCACAACGCCGGCCTGTCCTGTCGCGTGCTGCGCATCGGCTTGCCTGATCGCTTCGTCGATCACGGGGATCCGGCCCTGCTTTACGCGGAAGTCGGGCTTGACGCGGCCGGTGTGCGCGCCCAGCTGACCGCGGCACTGCAGGCGCTCCCGCGCTGA
- a CDS encoding aromatic ring-hydroxylating oxygenase subunit alpha — MSDIQSITRLEPAQSQFPVSWYFDQPLFELEKRVLFDNGPGYVGHELMVPNVGDYQTLGWADDALMLVRNEAGIELLSNVCRHRQALMMKGRGNTPNIVCPVHRWTYDTRGELLGAPHFPNTPCLNLKRQPLQNWKGLLFSGTRDIAADLAGMQVAPDLDFSGYMLDHVEMHQCNYNWKTFIEVYLEDYHVEPFHPGLGKFVTCDDLSWQFARDYSVQRVGVNNRLARPGTPAYERWHRAVLDFYRGELPPHGAIWLTYYPNIMVEWYPHVLVVSTLYPQSVDRTMNVVEFYYPEEIVLFEREFIEAERAAYMETAREDDEIGERMDAGRRALMKQGRSEVGPYQSPMEDGMQHFHEWYRREMVDYL; from the coding sequence ATGTCCGATATACAGTCCATTACCCGTCTTGAACCGGCGCAATCGCAGTTTCCGGTTTCCTGGTACTTCGATCAGCCGCTGTTCGAGCTCGAAAAGCGCGTGCTTTTCGATAACGGGCCGGGCTATGTAGGTCACGAGCTGATGGTGCCGAACGTCGGCGACTATCAAACCCTGGGCTGGGCCGATGATGCGCTGATGCTGGTGCGCAACGAGGCCGGCATCGAACTGCTGTCCAATGTGTGCCGGCATCGCCAGGCGCTGATGATGAAGGGGCGCGGAAATACGCCCAACATCGTCTGTCCGGTGCACCGCTGGACCTACGACACGCGCGGTGAGCTGCTCGGGGCCCCGCACTTTCCGAACACGCCCTGCCTGAACCTGAAGCGCCAGCCGTTGCAGAACTGGAAAGGCCTGCTGTTCTCGGGCACGCGCGACATCGCCGCCGATCTGGCCGGTATGCAGGTGGCGCCGGATCTCGACTTCTCGGGCTACATGCTCGACCACGTCGAGATGCACCAGTGCAATTACAACTGGAAAACCTTCATCGAGGTCTATCTCGAGGACTACCACGTCGAGCCTTTCCATCCGGGGCTGGGCAAGTTCGTCACCTGCGACGACCTGAGCTGGCAGTTCGCGCGCGACTACTCGGTGCAGCGCGTCGGCGTGAACAACCGGCTTGCGCGTCCCGGCACGCCGGCCTACGAGCGCTGGCACCGCGCGGTGCTCGACTTCTATCGCGGCGAGCTGCCGCCGCACGGGGCGATCTGGCTGACCTACTACCCGAACATCATGGTCGAGTGGTATCCGCACGTGCTCGTCGTGAGCACCCTGTATCCGCAGTCGGTCGATCGCACGATGAATGTGGTCGAGTTCTACTACCCGGAAGAGATCGTGCTGTTCGAGCGCGAATTCATCGAAGCCGAGCGCGCTGCCTACATGGAAACGGCGCGCGAAGACGACGAGATCGGCGAGCGGATGGACGCCGGCCGGCGTGCGCTGATGAAGCAGGGTCGTTCCGAAGTCGGCCCCTACCAGTCGCCGATGGAAGACGGCATGCAGCACTTCCACGAGTGGTATCGGCGCGAAATGGTGGACTATCTTTGA